One Clavibacter zhangzhiyongii genomic region harbors:
- the glgP gene encoding alpha-glucan family phosphorylase has protein sequence MKAIRRFTVRAVLPEELSALDELAGNLRWSWYEPTRRLFAHVSPELWEGTGHDPVALLGAVDQERLRELAADPGFVAWAEEQRADLRAYCREPRWYQSLEGDVPEAIGYFSPEFGIAAALPQYSGGLGILAGDHLKSASDLGVPLVGVGLFYRSGYFRQGISSDGWQQETYPVFDPDGLPLQVLRDAAGQPLQVTLALPADRTLHARVWQARVGRIPLLLLDTDVPENDDDLRGVTDRLYGGGGEHRLHQELLLGIGGVRAIAAHSELTGSPVPRVFHTNEGHAGFLGLERVSTLMAEGLDVEEALQVVRAGTVFTTHTPVPAGIDRFDLALVRAHVTDRLLPGVPVERVLELGAEGHDGGSPDVFNMALMGLRLAQRANGVSQLHGEVSRGMFAGLWPGFDTEEVPITSVTNGVHAPTWTDPMLADLAAERLGTTDTTAADWSSPAVGDGDLWDVRGRMRRQLVQDARRRVARAWREQNPGGVEPGWLEDVLDPEVLTIGFARRVPTYKRLTLMLHDRERLRRILTDPDRPVQIVVAGKSHPADDEGKRLIQELVRFAAEPEIRGRLVFLPDYDIGMAQLLYPGTDVWLNNPLRPLEACGTSGMKAALNGALNLSILDGWWDEYFDGVNGWAIPSADRAHDGAERDAMEATALYDLIENRIAPRFYERDADGVPPGWVHDIRHTLATLSPELSADRMVRQYVERLYVPAGRAQRIVAADDHARARELAAWRTRVSRAWPSVQVAHVESEGVGHQAQVGDELRVRAWVALGGLDAEDVTVEVVHGRTGEGDVLVDVVRHALAPLGASGGQQEFAGTVRLASAGPFGYTVRVVPRHELLASSAEPGLVAVAV, from the coding sequence GTGAAGGCCATCCGCCGTTTCACCGTCCGTGCCGTCCTCCCGGAGGAGCTGTCCGCGCTGGACGAGCTCGCCGGGAACCTGCGGTGGTCCTGGTACGAGCCGACGCGGCGCCTCTTCGCGCACGTCAGCCCGGAGCTGTGGGAGGGGACGGGCCACGACCCGGTCGCCCTGCTCGGCGCGGTCGACCAGGAGCGCCTGCGGGAGCTCGCCGCCGACCCCGGCTTCGTCGCCTGGGCCGAGGAGCAGCGCGCGGACCTCCGCGCCTACTGCCGGGAGCCGCGCTGGTACCAGTCGCTGGAGGGCGACGTGCCCGAGGCGATCGGCTACTTCTCGCCGGAGTTCGGCATCGCGGCCGCGCTGCCGCAGTACTCCGGCGGCCTCGGGATCCTGGCGGGCGACCACCTGAAGAGCGCCTCCGACCTCGGCGTCCCGCTCGTGGGCGTCGGGCTCTTCTACCGCTCCGGCTACTTCCGCCAGGGGATCTCCTCCGACGGCTGGCAGCAGGAGACGTACCCCGTCTTCGACCCGGACGGCCTGCCGCTCCAGGTGCTGCGCGACGCCGCGGGCCAGCCCCTGCAGGTCACGCTCGCGCTCCCCGCGGACCGCACGCTGCACGCCCGCGTGTGGCAGGCCCGCGTCGGCCGGATCCCGCTCCTCCTCCTCGACACCGACGTGCCGGAGAACGACGACGACCTGCGCGGCGTCACCGACCGGCTCTACGGCGGCGGCGGCGAGCACCGGCTGCACCAGGAGCTGCTGCTCGGCATCGGCGGCGTGCGCGCCATCGCGGCGCACTCCGAGCTCACCGGATCGCCCGTGCCGCGCGTGTTCCACACCAACGAGGGCCACGCGGGCTTCCTCGGGCTCGAGCGCGTCTCGACGCTCATGGCCGAGGGGCTCGACGTGGAGGAGGCGCTGCAGGTGGTGCGCGCGGGCACCGTCTTCACGACGCACACGCCCGTGCCGGCCGGCATCGACCGGTTCGACCTCGCGCTCGTGCGCGCGCACGTCACCGACCGGCTGCTGCCGGGCGTCCCGGTGGAGCGCGTGCTGGAGCTCGGCGCCGAGGGCCACGACGGCGGATCCCCGGACGTGTTCAACATGGCGCTCATGGGCCTCCGCCTCGCCCAGCGCGCCAACGGCGTCTCGCAGCTGCACGGCGAGGTCAGCCGGGGCATGTTCGCCGGGCTGTGGCCGGGGTTCGACACCGAGGAGGTGCCGATCACGAGCGTGACGAACGGCGTGCACGCGCCGACGTGGACGGATCCGATGCTCGCCGACCTCGCCGCCGAGCGCCTGGGCACGACGGACACCACGGCGGCCGACTGGTCGTCGCCCGCCGTCGGCGACGGCGACCTCTGGGACGTGCGCGGCCGGATGCGCCGCCAGCTCGTGCAGGACGCCCGACGCCGCGTCGCCCGCGCCTGGCGCGAGCAGAACCCGGGCGGCGTCGAGCCGGGCTGGCTCGAGGACGTGCTCGACCCGGAGGTCCTCACCATCGGCTTCGCGCGGCGCGTGCCCACCTACAAGCGGCTGACGCTCATGCTGCACGACCGCGAGCGCCTCCGCCGCATCCTCACCGACCCGGACCGGCCCGTGCAGATCGTCGTGGCCGGCAAGTCGCACCCCGCCGACGACGAGGGCAAGCGCCTCATCCAGGAGCTGGTGCGCTTCGCGGCGGAGCCGGAGATCCGCGGGCGGCTCGTCTTCCTGCCCGACTACGACATCGGCATGGCGCAGCTGCTCTACCCGGGCACCGACGTGTGGCTCAACAACCCGCTGCGGCCGCTCGAGGCGTGCGGCACGTCCGGCATGAAGGCGGCGCTCAACGGCGCGCTCAACCTGTCGATCCTCGACGGCTGGTGGGACGAGTACTTCGACGGCGTCAACGGCTGGGCGATCCCGTCGGCCGACCGGGCGCACGACGGCGCCGAGCGCGACGCGATGGAGGCGACCGCCCTCTACGACCTCATCGAGAACCGCATCGCGCCGCGCTTCTACGAGCGCGACGCGGACGGCGTGCCCCCGGGCTGGGTGCACGACATCCGGCACACGCTCGCCACGCTCTCGCCCGAGCTCAGCGCCGACCGCATGGTGCGGCAGTACGTGGAGCGGCTGTACGTGCCCGCGGGGCGGGCGCAGCGGATCGTCGCGGCCGACGACCACGCCCGCGCCCGCGAGCTGGCGGCCTGGCGCACGCGCGTGTCCCGGGCCTGGCCGTCGGTGCAGGTCGCGCACGTCGAGTCGGAGGGGGTCGGCCACCAGGCGCAGGTCGGTGACGAGCTGCGCGTGCGCGCGTGGGTGGCCCTCGGCGGGCTCGACGCGGAGGACGTGACGGTCGAGGTCGTCCACGGGCGCACGGGCGAGGGCGACGTGCTTGTGGACGTCGTGCGGCACGCGCTCGCGCCCCTCGGCGCATCCGGCGGGCAGCAGGAGTTCGCCGGCACCGTCCGGCTCGCGAGCGCGGGGCCGTTCGGCTACACCGTGCGCGTGGTGCCGCGGCACGAGCTGCTGGCCTCGAGCGCGGAGCCGGGGCTGGTCGCGGTCGCGGTCTGA
- a CDS encoding glycogen debranching protein, which produces MPRPGPPETLGLTLSDRGATLRVVSHGASAVELTVSAADDPRRVAQVVAMERGDGGVWTGSSELLVPGTAYSVRVDGDPAPGDSFDPTRHLLDPYARGLVQVGPAAWRSVVTSEVPEAERAARRAARPVVPRDRQVLYELHVRGFTKLDERLPEELRGTYAGLGHASTVERLVDLGITTVELLPVHASASEERLRAQGRINHWGYNTLAYLAPHAPYATRAAREAGADAVAREFRGMVDALHAAGIQVVLDVVYNHTAEEGADGPVTSLRGIDGSRYYRHTPDGTPIDVTGCGNTVDLSRPDAQRLVLDSLEHWSDAMGVDGFRFDLAVTLGRDEHVDFDPAHPLLRAIVEDEALQGLLTIAEPWDVGMGGWRTGGFGSGWSEWNDGYRDVVRDFWLTDVAEARRSGRAPNGVGALASCLAGSSGTFAADRGPLASVSFVTAHDGFTLADLTSYDRKHNSGNGESNRDGTDANRSWNHGVEGPTRDAAVLAARRRSARALLGTLLVSAGIPMLTMGDERGRTQRGNNNGYCLDNAATWMRWDDDAWRLDLEATTRHLLRIRRENPALRPVRYAEPDARVPSASVLAWRDADGAPMTDAAWESADTRTLQWIATSTPETEDPSCVLVVVHGLETTATVTLPEHDGVVAWRLLWSSGWERPEAVTVDDAPGTRVEVPGPALLILRAV; this is translated from the coding sequence ATGCCGCGCCCCGGACCGCCCGAGACCCTGGGGCTGACGCTCTCCGACCGGGGCGCCACGCTGCGCGTCGTGAGCCACGGTGCCTCCGCCGTGGAGCTCACCGTCTCCGCCGCCGACGACCCCCGCCGCGTGGCGCAGGTGGTCGCCATGGAGCGCGGCGACGGCGGCGTCTGGACGGGGTCGAGCGAGCTGCTCGTCCCGGGCACCGCGTACTCGGTGCGCGTGGACGGGGACCCGGCGCCCGGCGACTCCTTCGACCCGACGCGCCACCTGCTCGACCCCTACGCCCGCGGCCTCGTGCAGGTCGGCCCGGCCGCCTGGCGCTCGGTCGTCACGAGCGAGGTGCCCGAGGCCGAGCGCGCCGCCCGCCGCGCCGCGCGCCCGGTCGTGCCGCGCGACCGCCAGGTGCTCTACGAGCTCCACGTGCGCGGCTTCACCAAGCTCGACGAGCGGCTGCCCGAGGAGCTGCGCGGCACCTACGCGGGGCTCGGGCACGCGTCGACCGTGGAGCGCCTGGTCGACCTCGGGATCACGACGGTCGAGCTGCTGCCGGTGCACGCCTCCGCGAGCGAGGAGCGGCTGCGCGCGCAGGGGCGGATCAACCACTGGGGCTACAACACGCTCGCCTACCTCGCGCCGCACGCGCCGTACGCGACGCGCGCCGCGCGGGAGGCGGGCGCCGACGCGGTGGCGCGCGAGTTCCGCGGCATGGTCGACGCGCTGCACGCGGCCGGGATCCAGGTCGTGCTCGACGTCGTCTACAACCACACGGCCGAGGAGGGCGCCGACGGGCCGGTCACGAGCCTCCGCGGCATCGACGGCTCCCGCTACTACCGGCACACGCCGGACGGCACGCCCATCGACGTGACGGGGTGCGGCAACACGGTCGACCTGTCCCGGCCCGACGCGCAGCGCCTCGTGCTCGACTCGCTCGAGCACTGGTCCGACGCGATGGGCGTCGACGGCTTCCGCTTCGACCTCGCCGTCACCCTCGGCCGCGACGAGCACGTCGACTTCGACCCCGCGCACCCGCTGCTGCGCGCCATCGTCGAGGACGAGGCGCTCCAGGGGCTCCTCACGATCGCCGAGCCGTGGGACGTCGGCATGGGCGGCTGGCGCACGGGCGGGTTCGGATCCGGCTGGAGCGAGTGGAACGACGGCTACCGCGATGTCGTGCGCGACTTCTGGCTCACCGACGTGGCGGAGGCCCGTCGTTCGGGCCGCGCGCCGAACGGGGTGGGCGCCCTCGCCTCCTGCCTCGCGGGATCCTCCGGCACCTTCGCCGCCGACCGCGGACCCCTGGCCTCCGTCTCGTTCGTCACGGCGCACGACGGCTTCACGCTCGCCGACCTCACGTCGTACGACCGCAAGCACAACAGCGGCAACGGCGAGTCGAACCGCGACGGCACGGACGCGAACCGGTCGTGGAACCACGGGGTGGAGGGGCCGACGCGCGACGCCGCCGTGCTCGCCGCCCGCCGCCGGAGCGCCCGGGCCCTGCTCGGCACGCTGCTGGTGTCCGCAGGGATCCCCATGCTCACCATGGGCGACGAGCGCGGCCGCACCCAGCGCGGCAACAACAACGGCTACTGCCTCGACAACGCGGCGACGTGGATGCGCTGGGACGACGACGCGTGGCGCCTCGACCTGGAGGCGACGACGCGGCACCTCCTCCGCATCCGGCGCGAGAACCCGGCGCTCCGACCCGTCCGGTACGCGGAGCCGGACGCGCGCGTGCCGAGCGCGTCGGTCCTCGCCTGGCGCGACGCGGACGGCGCGCCCATGACGGACGCCGCGTGGGAGTCGGCCGACACCCGCACGCTGCAGTGGATCGCCACGTCCACCCCCGAGACCGAGGACCCGAGCTGCGTGCTCGTCGTCGTGCACGGGCTCGAGACGACCGCGACGGTGACGCTGCCGGAGCACGACGGCGTCGTCGCGTGGCGCCTCCTGTGGTCGAGCGGCTGGGAGCGGCCCGAGGCCGTCACCGTGGACGACGCGCCCGGGACGCGCGTGGAGGTGCCCGGGCCCGCGCTCCTGATCCTCCGCGCCGTCTGA
- a CDS encoding cysteine desulfurase family protein — protein sequence MTVYLDHAATTPMRPEAIAALAGAITLVGNPSSIHSHGQEARRVLEEAREAIARALDADPVEVVLTSGGTESVNLGIKGLHAARAAEDPRRTRILVPDGEHHATVDTVEWLERSGAVVERLPIDALGRIRVDAVAAALAADPGSASLLTFLAASNEVGTIQPVEELAALAAAHGVPVHVDAVAALGHVPVPFRRWRDAGVSAVSVSAHKVGGPVGSGALVLARTATVDPLIHGGGQQRQVRSGTQDAASAVAFAAAVTLAVAELDAERIRLAALRDRLVATVLRDVPGAVLRGDPDPAGRLPGNAHLTFAGCQGDSLLLLLDMAGVSVSTGSACQAGVPEVSHVLLGMGVPDGEARGALRFTLGRTTTDADVDALLAALPDAVARASRAGLAGRAARRLAG from the coding sequence ATGACGGTCTACCTGGACCACGCGGCCACGACCCCGATGCGGCCGGAGGCGATCGCGGCGCTCGCCGGGGCGATCACGCTGGTCGGGAACCCGTCCTCCATCCACTCGCACGGGCAGGAGGCCCGGCGCGTGCTCGAGGAGGCGCGCGAGGCCATCGCCCGGGCGCTCGACGCGGATCCGGTCGAGGTGGTCCTCACCTCCGGCGGCACCGAGTCGGTGAACCTCGGCATCAAGGGGCTGCACGCGGCGCGGGCGGCGGAGGACCCCCGGCGCACGCGGATCCTCGTGCCCGACGGCGAGCACCACGCCACGGTCGACACGGTCGAGTGGCTCGAGCGGAGCGGCGCCGTCGTCGAGCGGCTGCCGATCGACGCGCTCGGGCGCATCCGAGTCGACGCGGTCGCCGCCGCGCTCGCCGCGGACCCCGGATCCGCCTCCCTGCTCACCTTCCTGGCCGCGAGCAACGAGGTCGGCACCATCCAGCCCGTCGAGGAGCTCGCGGCGCTCGCCGCGGCCCACGGGGTGCCCGTGCACGTCGACGCGGTCGCGGCCCTCGGGCACGTGCCCGTCCCGTTCCGGCGCTGGCGCGACGCGGGCGTCTCCGCCGTCAGCGTCTCGGCGCACAAGGTCGGCGGTCCCGTCGGCAGCGGCGCGCTCGTGCTGGCGCGGACGGCGACGGTGGATCCGCTCATCCACGGCGGCGGCCAGCAGCGGCAGGTGCGCTCGGGCACGCAGGACGCCGCGTCCGCCGTCGCCTTCGCCGCGGCCGTGACCCTCGCGGTCGCCGAGCTCGACGCCGAACGGATCCGGCTGGCGGCCCTCCGCGACCGCCTCGTGGCGACGGTGCTCCGCGACGTGCCGGGCGCCGTCCTCCGCGGCGACCCGGATCCCGCCGGCCGCCTCCCCGGCAACGCGCACCTCACCTTCGCGGGCTGCCAGGGCGACTCGCTGCTGCTCCTGCTCGACATGGCGGGCGTCTCGGTGAGCACCGGATCCGCGTGCCAGGCCGGCGTCCCCGAGGTCTCGCACGTGCTCCTCGGCATGGGCGTGCCCGATGGGGAGGCCCGCGGCGCGCTCCGCTTCACGCTCGGCCGCACGACGACCGACGCGGACGTCGACGCGCTGCTCGCGGCGCTGCCGGACGCCGTCGCCCGCGCCTCCCGGGCGGGGCTTGCGGGACGGGCGGCGCGTAGGCTCGCAGGGTGA